A segment of the Rhizobium sp. ZPR4 genome:
CTGAATGTGCTGCGTGCCATCGACAAGCTCGACAAGTTCGGCCCCGAAGGCGTGGCGCTGCTGCTTGGTCCCGGCCGCAAGGATGAATCCGGCGACTTCACCAAGGGCGCCGGCCTAAACAGCGATCAGACCGAGAAGGTGCTCTTCTTCGTCGGCATCAAGGACTATGCCGAAAGTGCGGCTCAGCTTGCCGAGCTCGTCGCCGGCACGTCCAATGGCGGCGAAGGTGTCGAAGAGCTGAATTTCATCGGCAGCCTCGTCACTAGCGCCGGCTATCAATCGGATCGTATCAAGATCGATCCGTCCGTCGTGCGCGGCCTCGAATATTATACCGGTCCGGTCTACGAGGCCGAGCTTACCTTCGACGTCACCAACGAGAAGGGCGAAAAGGTCGTCTTCGGTTCGGTCGGCGGCGGCGGTCGTTATGATGGGCTCGTCTCGCGCTTCATGGGTCAGCCGGTGCCGGCCACCGGCTTCTCCATCGGCGTCTCGCGTCTGATGACGGCGCTGAAGAATCTCGGCAAGCTTGGCATGGACGAGGTGATCGAGCCAGTGCTCGTCACCGTCATGGATGGCGATGTTGAGGCCATGGGGCGTTACCAGCGCTTCACGCAGCAGCTTCGCGCTGCCGGCATCCGCGCCGAAATGTTCCAGGGCAACTGGAAGAAGTTCGGCAACCAGCTGAAATATGCTGACCGCCGTGGCTGCCCGATCGCCATCATCCAGGGCGGCGATGAGCGTGCCCAGGGTGTCGTCCAGCTCAAGGATCTGATCGAGGGCAAGCGCCTCTCCGGCGAGATCGAGGACAATGCCAGCTGGCGCGAAGCCCGCGTGGCGCAGGAAACCGTGCCGGAAGCCGAGCTGATCGAGAAGGTCAAGGCGATGCTCGCGGCACAGGCGGAAGACCGGAAGAGGGTGGGCTGATGCCCCTGATCAATCTTCCGGATTTTGCCGGCGATCTGCTGGATGAGTTTGCCGGTCGCCGGACGGAGAGGGTGGACACACCCATCATCCAGCCGGCCGAACCCTTTCTCGATATGGCCGGCGAGGATCTTCGCCGGCGCATCTTCATGACCGAAAGCGAGACCGGCGCCAGCCTTTGCCTGCGTCCGGAATTCACCATTCCGGTCTGCCTGCGCCATATCGAAACAGCCACCGGCACGCCGAAGCGCTATTCCTATCTCGGCGAGATCTTTCGTCAGCGCCGCGAAGGCGGCCATGAATTCTATCAGGCCGGTATCGAGGATCTGGGTGATCGTGATACGGCCAGTGCCGATGCTCGCGCCATCGGCGATGCCATCGGTATCCTGAACCGGCTCGTTCCAGGCAAGCCGCTCTCGGTGACGCTGGGTGATCAGGCCGTGTTCGAGGCCGTGGTGCAGGCGCTCGGGCTGCCGTCCGGCTGGCAGAAGCGGCTGATCCACGCCTTTGGCAACATGATGCAGCTCGAAACCCTGCTGGCGCATCTTGCAAGTCCGCAGCCCGTCACCGGGCTCGATGCGCATGTGCTGGATTTCCTCTCTCGCGGCGACGAGCAGGGGCTGGTCAGGCATATCGACGCCACCATGCAGGCAACCGGCTATTCCACCAATGCCAGCCGCTCGCCGCAGGAGATCGCCCGCCGCCTTCGCGAGAAGCTGGTGCTGTCGGAAACACGGCTCGACGATGCTGCCTTTCGCGTGCTGGAAGAGTTTCTGTCTCTGAGCGTGCCGCTGGCGGATGCTTCCGCGGCGCTGGCCGGTTTTGCCGATGCAGCAGGCTTGAAGCTTGGCGCGGCTCTGAAGAATTTCGAGGCGCGTGTCGCGGCATTGGCCGATGCCGGTGTCGATGTCTCGAAGATCGACTATCGCGCTGCCTTCGGCCGTCCTCTCGACTACTATACCGGCCTTGTCTTTGAAGTGATGGTGGCAGGATCGAGCGCGGTGCTTGCCGGTGGCGGCCGCTTCGACCGGCTGATGACCCTGCTCGGCGCCAAGGATCATATCCCGGCCGTCGGCTTCGCGCTCTGGCTCGACCGCATCGAAACCGCGAGGGCAGCCTGATGACCATCACGATAGCGCTTCCCTCCAAGGGCCGCATGAAGGACGATTGCTCGGCCGTTTTCGAGCGCGCCGGCATGCCGATCGTCGCCGTCGGTAACGATCGCTCCTATCGCGGCCGTGTCGAAGGTTGGGATGGCGTCGAGATCGCCTTCCTGTCTGCCTCGGAAATCTCGCGAGAGATCGGCAATGGCAGCGTCGATTTCGGCATTACCGGCGAAGACCTCGTGCGCGAAGGCATGGCAGAGGCCGATCGCCGCGTCGAGTTCTGCGCAAGACTTGGCTTCGGCCACGCCGATGTGGTCGTTGCCGTGCCGGAGATCTGGCTCGATGTCGATACCATGGCTGACCTTGGCGATGTCGCCGCCGATTTCCGTGCGCGTCATGGCCACAGGCTGACGGTCGCGACGAAATATTGGCGGCTGACGCAGCAGTTCTTCTCCAGCCAGCACGGCATCCAGCTCTACCGCATCGTCGAAAGTCTCGGTGCTACGGAAGGCGCGCCTGCTGCCGGCTCTGCCGACATCATCGTCGACATCACCTCCACCGGTTCGACTCTTAGAGCAAACCATCTGAAGGTTCTGTCGGACGGGATCATCCTGCGTTCGGAGGCTTGTCTGGTGCGCGCCCGCAAGCCGAGCCATGAAGGCGACCCGATGGTTGAGCGCATCATATCGGCAGTGCGCAGCGCACTCTGATTTCTCGACGATTTGACGTAAAAAGGCCCGCCGGAATTCCGGCGGGCCTTTTGTCTCGGGAGATATGTAACGCTTAGGCGGCTGCGTAGGCACCACGGCGTGCGTCGACCGAGTAGACGCCTGCGCCGTTGGTGGCGAGCATGATGTAGGCGCCGGCCAGCGTGACGTTCTTCAGGAAGTTCACGAAGTTCAGGCCGTTGATCCAGCCGTTGGCGGCAGCCGGGAAGTCCGGAACATTGACGGTCGGCAGATGAAACACGATGCCGGTGAAGACGCAGAAGGCGGCGAGCAGCCAGCCGACGATGCGGACCTGGAAGCCGATCAGCACGCAGACGCCGGTGACGAATTCAAACGTGCCGGCAAGATAGGTGAGCAGCGTTGCAGCCGGCATGCCGGCGCCGGCGATCATGCCAGCTGTGCCAGCTGGATCGGTCAGCTTGCCGAAGCCGGCAAAGATGAACATGAAGGCGAGCAGAATGCGCGCCACAAGAATGATGATGTTGTTGGTATTGGACATGACGATCTCCAGTCAATTCGGTTCGGGCCGGGTGGCGAGAATTTCTGGAGTGAGATATTCGCGATTTTTAATCGGTTGAAAAGATAAACAACTGCGCACAATTAGTTCACAATCATTGAACAATGATCCGCCTAGATCGCTCTTCCCATACCAGTCATATCGGCTATGGTGGCGCCAAATCAGTTGTCAAATCATGGTTTTCAGGAGCTAGCCCATGGCCGATCTGTCGTCCTTCCCGATCACGAAGCGCTGGCCTGCCAGCAATCCGGACATCATCCAGCTCTATTCCCTGCCTACGCCGAATGGCGTCAAAGTCTCGATCGCGCTGGAGGAGCTCGGTCTGGCCTATGAGCCGCATCTCATCTCCTTCGGCACGAATGACCAGAAATCCCCGGAATTCCTGTCGCTGAATCCGAACGGCCGCATTCCTGCGATCATCGATCCCAATGGTCCCGACGGCAAGCCGATCGGTCTGTTCGAATCCGGCGCTATCCTGGTCTATCTGGCGGAGAAGACCGGCAAGCTCATGCCGAGTGATGCGGCCAGGCGCTACGAGACGCTGGAGTGGGTCTTCTTCCAGATGGCCGGCGTCGGCCCGATGTTCGGTCAGTTCGGCCACTTCTTCAAATTCGCCGCTGAGAAGGTGGCCAATAACTCCTATCCGGTCGAGCGCTATCGCGACGAGGCCAAGCGTCTCCTCGGTGTGCTGGAAGAGCGCCTGAAAGACCGTGAGTGGATCATGGGCGACGAATACACCATTGCCGACATCACCACGTTCCCCTGGGTTCGCGGCGTCGACGTCTTCTATGGCGGCCGCGAAGTTCTGGAATTCGAAAGCTTCCCCTCGGTCATGGCCTGGCTGGACCGCGCCCTTGCGCGCCCGGCAAGCCAGCGTGGCCTGAGTATTCCCAAGCGGGATTGATTAGGTTGAACCCGGTGCTGGCCAGGCGGACTCGCCTGACCATAGCCGACAGCCGTTTACTGCCGGGTGGCGAGTTGGCTGCCCGGTTCCAGCTTGAAGCGTGGAAACAGGAAGACGCCGACCATGCTGCCGGCATGTTGCTTGTCGGCAGCAACGGATTCGCCGACGCAGAAGACCGGCTGGCGATGACTGCCGGTGCCGAGGGTCGTGGTGGAATAACAGAAGGAGGAGTTGGCCGTTGCCGCCTGCTCGAAGAGATCGAGGATACGCGCTCGATCGTGCGGATCATAGCAATGCATGAGGCTTAGCAGGCCGCATTCCGAAGAGCTCAGCCCGTGCAGCATCGTGCTCCACTGCCCAAGTTTGATGATTCCGCTTGAAAGATCGCCCGTCCATCCCTCGGAAACACAGAACTGCGCCAGAAGATCGGGGTCATGGCCTTCGAACTCCAGCGAGCCGGGAGCAAATGGTGCGGAAAAATTGGCCTTGGCAATCTTGAACAAGATGATCCCCACATGAGCGCATGGTCCCCCCGCGCGCTTCACTTCAATTCCATATCTCTCCGGATGGAAGGTCTCCCCGCATTTTGCGTCGCTGCTCATGGCGGAGACTGCCTCCGCTGATCCGCTGTCGACAATGCTCTTCGGGATGGCGCTCCAGTCTATGAAGTCATTTCAAGTAATAAATCCGGACAGCGCCAGCGCCCAAGGTCATGAACATACCAAGCCGCAGGTTAAGCCTGTCCAAAAGAAGTAAAAATTGCGTGTATTGCAGCTAACTCTCCAAAATCACTGCGCTGCGAGTTATAGGGGCTTTTTCGAAAACAGCAATGGGCAAGTTGCAAAATTTGCAACACGATAGAACCTTGCCGGAATTGTATTTGTACAATTCAGGCGCAATTAAAAAGGGCGACCCGAGGGCCGCCCTTCATCAATTCCGGAGGTCGGATTAAACAATCGCGACAGGCCGTTGGCCTATCACATCATGTCCATTCCACCCATGCCGCCCATGCCGCCCGGCATGCCAGCAGGGGCATCCTTCTTCGGCAGTTCAGCGATCATGGCTTCGGTGGTGATCAGCAGCGAAGCAACCGAAGCTGCGTTCTGCAGAGCCGTACGAACAACCTTGACCGGGTCGACGATGCCCATGGAGATCATGTCGCCGAATTCAGACGTCTGGGCGTTGTAGCCGTAGTTGTCTTCGTTCTTTTCGAGAACCTTGCCGACAACGATCGAAGCTTCGTCACCAGCGTTTTCAGCGATCTGGCGAACCAGCGACTGCAGGGCGCGGCGAACGATGTTGACGCCAGCTTCCTGATCCTGGTTTTCACCCTTGGCGGTGATCTTCGTAGAAGAACGCAGGAGAGCGATACCGCCGCCCGGTACGATGCCTTCCTGAACAGCAGCGCGCGTCGCGTTGAGAGCGTCGTCGATGCGGTCCTTCTTTTCCTTCACTTCGACTTCCGTCGAGCCGCCAACGCGGATCACGGCAACGCCGCCAGCGAGCTTGGCAAGACGTTCCTGCAGCTTTTCGCGGTCGTAGTCGGAGGTGGTTTCTTCGATCTGAGCCTTGATCTGGGCAACGCGGCCTTCGATGTCGGACTTGGCGCCAGCGCCGTCGACGATCGTGGTGTTTTCCTTGGAGATCGAAACCTTCTTGGAACGGCCGAGCATGTCGAGGGTGACGGACTCGAGCTTGATGCCGAGGTCTTCGGAGATGACAGTGCCGCCCGTCAGGATGGCGATGTCTTCCAGCATGGCCTTGCGGCGGTCGCCGAAGCCAGGAGCCTTGACAGCAGCGATCTTCAGGCCGCCGCGCAGCTTGTTGACGACGAGGGTCGCAAGAGCTTCGCCTTCGACGTCTTCAGCGATGATGAGGAGCGGCTTGCCGGTCTGAACGACGGCTTCGAGAACCGGAAGCATGGCCTGCAGGTTCGAGAGCTTCTTCTCGTGGAGCAGGATGAACGCGTCTTCGAGGTCGGCGATCATCTTTTCCGGGTTGGTTACGAAGTAGGGGCTGAGGTAGCCGCGGTCGAACTGCATGCCCTCGACGACTTCGAGTTCGGTTTCGGCGGTCTTGGCTTCTTCAACCGTGATGACGCCTTCGTTGCCGACCTTCTGCATGGCTTCAGCAATATCGAGACCGATCTGCTTTTCGCCGTTTGCGGAGATCGTGCCGACCTGGGCAACTTCTTCCGAGGTGTTGATCTTCTTGGCCTTGGCCTGGAGATCCTTGACGACTTCTGCAACCGCGAGGTCGATGCCGCGCTTCAGGTCCATCGGGTTCATGCCGGCTGCAACAGCCTTGGCGCCTTCGCGAACGATGGCCTGGGCGAGAACGGTTGCAGTGGTGGTGCCGTCACCGGCGACGTCGTTGGTCTTCGAAGCAACTTCGCGGACCATCTGGGCGCCCATGTTTTCGAACTTGTCTTCGAGTTCGATTTCCTTGGCGACGGAAACGCCGTCCTTGGTGATGCGCGGAGCGCCGAAGGACTTGTCGATAACGACGTTACGACCCTTCGGGCCGAGCGTGACCTTTACTGCGTCAGCGAGGATATCGACGCCACGAAGCATCTTTTCGCGGGCGCTGCGGCCGAATTTTACTTCTTTAGCTGCCATGTTTGGAACTCCTGAATTCGCGTTTTCCGGGCTTGTCGCCCGTCAGCTTTATCGGAAAAGGGAACCGGCTAAATTAGCCGATGATGCCCATGATGTCGGCTTCCTTCATGATGAGAAGGTCTTCGCCATTGAGCTTGACTTCGGTGCCCGACCACTTGCCGAACAGAACGCGATCGCCAACCTTGACGTCGAGTGCTACGACCTTGCCGGACTCGTCACGAGCGCCGGAACCGACGGCGACGATTTCGCCTTCCTGCGGCTTTTCCTTGGCGGTATCGGGAATGATGATGCCACCCTTGGTCTTTTCTTCCGACTCGACGCGACGAACGACGACGCGGTCATGAAGGGGGCGGAAATTGGTGCTTGCCATTGTCTAATCCCTCGATCAAATGACATTCACGGATCAGCGGGGGATCCGTATGGACTTTGTTAGCACTCATCCTCTGCGAGTGCTAGCGACGGTGATTTAGGGATGGCTTCCAGACGAGTCAAGAACAGCACTGTGAATTTTTTGCGGCGGGCATCGGCTTGTTTGGGGGATGATTAACGCCCATGGCGTCGCAGCGTGGCATGTCGTTGCAAAGACTCCTTCATTTTGATCTCGTGAGGAGGGGCACGATTACGCCGTTTCTGGGTCATCACCTCTCTACCTCGCCAGGTTCATTTTGCCGCTTGCAGACCTTGCCTATTCCGGCTTCCGGGGCCTTGTGCGCCGCAAAAACCTTGCGCGCCGCTCTTGTAATTTGCCGGCCGGTTTGCGATGTCAGCCCGTGATTTATTTGATGTGAGGACGGCATGGGCAAACGGATCGAGAGCTTTCGCGACATCGGCGGACTTTATGATGTTGCGCTCTGCGATGTCTGGGGCGTGCTCCATAACGGCGTCACCGCCTATAAGGAAGCCTCCGTCGCGCTCGAAGCCGCCCGAGGCGAAGGTCTTGCGGTCGTCCTCATCACCAATTCTCCGCGCGTCGCTCCGAAGGTCGTCGAGCAGCTGAGAGCAATCGGTGTTCCCGATAGCGTCTATGATCGCATCATCACCTCGGGCGATGTCACCCGCAAGCTGATCGCGGAGGGACCGAAGAAGGTGTTCCTGCTCGGTCCGGAGCGTGACACCGGCATCCTCGAAGGCCTTGACGTTCAGCGTGTCGACGCCGGCGAGGCTGAAAGCATCGTCTGCACCGGCTTCTTCGACGACGAGACCGAAACGCCTGACGACTACACCGATATGCTGACGGCCTGGTCCGCTCGCAATGTGCCGCTCATCTGTGCCAACCCCGATCTCGTCGTCGAGCGCGGCCATCGCATGATCCCCTGCGCCGGCGCCATGGCTGCCTATTACGAGCGTCTCGGTGGCCGGACGCGCATCGCCGGCAAGCCGCACCAGCCGATCTATGACGCGGCGATTGCCGCCGCCCGCGAGGTCAAGAGCGAGTTTCCGCTGTCGCGCGTGGTGGCGATCGGCGACGGCATGCCGACCGACGTGCGCGGCGCACTCGATTACGGTCTCGATCTTCTTTATATCAGCCATGGCATCCACGCCCGCGAATATGTCGTCGAGGGACACACGGATGAGGCCGCTCTCGGCGCCTTCCTGGCGCGCGAGCAAGCCTCGCCGAAGTGGTGGATGTCGCGCCTTGTCTGAGGAGAGTGGCAGTCGATGACCGTTTTCCATCGCAACGAGACCCGCGAGCCGCTTCCCGACGCCTTGAAGGGCGGCGTGGTCGCCATCGGCAATTTCGACGGCGTGCATCGCGGCCATCAGTCTGTGCTGACGCGCGCGTTGGAGATCGCCAGGGAGCGCGGCGTGCCGGCTCTGGTGCTGACCTTCGAGCCGCATCCGCGCACCGTCTTCAAGCCCGATCAGCCGGTTTTTCGTCTGACGCCGGCGCCGCTTCGAGCCCGTCTTTTGGAAGCGCTCGGCTTCAACGCCGTCATCGAATATCCTTTCGATCGCGCCTTCTCGCAGCGTTCAGCGGATGAATTCGTCCATTCGATCCTGATCGACTGGCTGCATGCCTCGGAGGTCGTCACCGGTTTTGATTTCCATTTCGGTCATGATCGCCAGGGCGGTCCAGCCTTCCTGATGAATGCCGGCAGCCATAACGGCTTCGGTGTGACGCTGATCGATGCCTTCCGCGACGAAAACACCGAGGTCATCTCGTCGAGCCGCATTCGCACGCTGCTGGCCGAGGGAGATGTCGCTCAGGCCGCCGGACTGCTTGGTTATCGCTATACCGTTCAGGCGCCTGTCATTGGCGGTGAGAAGCTCGGTCGCACGCTTGGCTTCCCGACGGCAAACATGCAGCTCCCGGCCGAGATATCGCTGAGAGCGGGCATTTATGCAGTTCGTTTCCGAACGGCCGATGGCATCATCCGCGATGGCGTTGCCAGTTACGGCCGGCGTCCGACGGTGACCGATAATGGTGCGCCGCTGCTCGAGACTTTCGTCTTCGATTTCAGCGGCGATCTATACGGTCAGGTCTGTTCGGTGTCCTTCTTCGGCTATCTCCGCCCCGAACTGAAGTTCGACGGTCTCGACCCGCTGGTCGCACAGATCCGTAAGGATGAAGACGAGGCGCGCGCCCTGCTTGCCGGCGTCCAGCCGTTCAGCGACCTGGATCGCATCATCGCCTTCAATTGATATTTCCCAAGTGGCTGCTGTTCGAACACGGCGCCTTGCCGTTTCGAGGGAAGCTCTCCGATTGCGGGTGTACATCGGCACCGCCGACAAGCTGTTGAATTCGTGTCCGACAAGAGCCATTGTTCCGCGCCGGTTCTTGGGAGGAGCAATCGTTGACATTACGCAACCAGATTATTGCGCTCGCGCTCGCGCCTCTCGTTATCTCGATCCTGGCAATCACGGCCTTCATTACCTGGCAGTCGACCAACCTTACCAAGAACAATATCGAGACCTTCGAACAGAACATGCTGAGGGCAAAGGAAACGGAAATCGTTAACCTGACAGACCTCGCCGTTTCGGCCATTCAGGCGATCTATCGGGACGCCGCGCCGGACGATCAGGCTGCGAAGGATAAGGTAGCCGAGATCCTGACGTCCCTTGACTATGGTCCGGACGGATACTTTTTTGTCTACGATTACGATGGGAACAACATCGTTCATCCGCGCGAGGGGTTTCGAAACGGGCGCAATTGGCTCGATTTGACCGATCCGGATGGGGACAGGGTCATCGCAGAACTCATCAAGACGGCAAAAGCCGGCGGGGGCCTGCACCAGTACAAATGGGAGAAGCCCTCTACCGGCCGCGTCGCCGATAAGCTCTCATTCGTGGTCGGCCTTGATAAATGGCACTGGGTCGTCGGAACTGGTGTCTATCTGGACGATATTTTCACTCAGACTGCGGCCGCCAATGCCGCCATGCGGGCAAACATAAAAGGAACCTTCATCGTCGTCACGTTGATAGCCGTTCCCGCCGTTCTGGTCGTTTTCACGACCTGCATGCTGCTGACTTTCCGTGAGCGACGCATGGCCGATGGCCGGCTCAAGGAGCTGACGCAAAGAGTGATCGATACGCAGGAGGAGGAACGCGCCCGTCTTGCCCGCGAATTGCACGACGGCGTATCGCAGAATCTCCTCGGCGTGCGCTACGTCATGGATCTCGCCAACCGCAAGGTGCGAAACCAGGTCGATGATGCCGCCACGACGATCGAGAAGGGTATCGATACCCTTAACAGCGCGATCAAGGACATCAGGCGACTTTCGCATGATCTGCGCCCCCGCGTGCTTGATGATCTCGGCTTGACGGCCGCACTGACCGCACTCGCGAACAATTTCGGTGAGCGGACCGGGATCGCAACCGAGATCGAGGCTTCCGACTTCACCAGCCTGCTAAAGCCTGAAGCCAGCACAGCGCTCTATCGTGTCGCTCAGGAGGCCTTGAACAACGTCGAACGTCATTCCGGTGCGACGCGTCTTACGATCAAACTTTGGAGCGATCGGGGGCGTGCGCGCTTGAGAATTTCGGACAATGGTATTGGTTTTGAGGGCGCCGGCGACGGCAAGGGCGGGCTTGGGCTGAGAAACATGCAGGAACGGATGGCGCATTTCCGTGGTCTGCTTCTCGTTCAAAGTACGGCCGGTGGCACGACGCTTATCGCGATGCTGCCGAAATCGGCCAATGCCTCGCCAAGAGCAAAGGTGGATGCGGCATGAAAAGAAACAGGATCAGCGTTCTGCTGATCGACAATCACCCCGTGGTGCTGGACGGACTGAAAGCCGTGCTGGAGACTTTCGACCACATAGAGGTGGTTGGGACGGCAAGCCTTGCACAGATCGGCCTGGAGGTCGGTCGGCGGACGCTGCCACAAGTGACCCTGATGGATATCAATATGCCGAAGCTTAGCGGCATTGATGCGATCGAGCTCTTTCGCCGGGAACTTCCGGAGACGCGCATCGTGATGCTTTCCATGCATGACAGCCGCGAATACATCTCTTCGTCGATCATGCGCGGTGCAGTCGGATATATTCTCAAGGACGTTTCGACCGACGAAGTCGTCTGCGCTATCGAAACCGTAGCGGCCGGTGGAACTTATTTTTCGTCCGGCGTTCGCGACATATTGGTGGAGGACACGATACAAAAGGAGGCCGACCCTCTGACGCCGCGTGAGCGTCACATTCTGGGCTTGATCGTTACAGGCAAGAGCAATCGCGAGATTGCCGAGGAGCTTGAAATCACCCCTGCGACGGCGGAAACGCATCGCAAGAATTTGAAGAAGAAGCTCGGTATCGCAACGACGGCCGGCCTGATCCGCTACGCCCTCGACCACGGCATCGCAACCACGGCATTGTAACGCCCGTCTACCCACTTCTGGGTAGGTTCGGCGATTTCGCATCGGCTAATATCTTGTTCGGCCGGCAGACTCGCCGTAGGACTTTATCAGCGGCTGCCCGCAGGCGGGCCGTTGGGAGGAATTCATATTCGTTGGTCTGGCTCTGCATAGCCAAAGCTCATCGGCTTGGGCCCTTGGGCGCACATTGCAATCGTGGACCGATGCACCCCTTCCACTCTGACAACTACAACAAGGTGGCGCGCAGACACCGCGTGAGAGGTATCGGACATGGACAAACGCTTTGGGACGGCGGCCTGCTGGTTGCTCGTCATTCCCTACATAGGCTTGCTTTGGGTTCCTTTCTACAACAGCCACGATCCGGTGCTGTTGGGTTTCCCTTTCTTCTACTGGTATCAGCTGGCCTGGGTGCCGATCACTGCTGTCCTGACATGGATCGCCTATCGGAGCATGCGCCATGATGACTGATATCGATCCGACCGCGCTCTCCGTCTTCATCTTCTTCCTGGCGCTCGTCACGGTCATGGGTTTCGTCGCTGCCCGTTGGCGCCGGCCGAAGACCCTTGCTCATATCGACGAATGGGGCCTCGGCGGCCGTACCTTCGGCACCTGGATCACCTGGTTCCTCGTCGGCGGCGACTTTTATACGGCCTATACTGTCATCGCCGTCCCGGCGCTGGTCTACACCGTCGGCGCCTATGGCTTCTTCGCGCTGCCCTATACGATCGTCGTCTATCCCTTCGTTTTCATGGTCATGCCGCTTCTTTGGAGGCGGGCGAAGGATCACGGCTACGTCACGGCTGGCGATATCGTCCACGGTCAATATGGCTCGCGGGCGCTGGAACTGGCGGTCGCTCTGACAGGCGTCATCGCGACGATGCCCTATATCGCCCTGCAGCTCGTCGGTATGACAGCGGTGTTTAAGGCCCTGGGGCTCCACGGCGAATTGCCGCTCGCTGTCGCCTTCATCATTCTGGCGCTCTATACCTATTCGGC
Coding sequences within it:
- a CDS encoding bifunctional riboflavin kinase/FAD synthetase; amino-acid sequence: MTVFHRNETREPLPDALKGGVVAIGNFDGVHRGHQSVLTRALEIARERGVPALVLTFEPHPRTVFKPDQPVFRLTPAPLRARLLEALGFNAVIEYPFDRAFSQRSADEFVHSILIDWLHASEVVTGFDFHFGHDRQGGPAFLMNAGSHNGFGVTLIDAFRDENTEVISSSRIRTLLAEGDVAQAAGLLGYRYTVQAPVIGGEKLGRTLGFPTANMQLPAEISLRAGIYAVRFRTADGIIRDGVASYGRRPTVTDNGAPLLETFVFDFSGDLYGQVCSVSFFGYLRPELKFDGLDPLVAQIRKDEDEARALLAGVQPFSDLDRIIAFN
- a CDS encoding cache domain-containing protein, whose protein sequence is MTLRNQIIALALAPLVISILAITAFITWQSTNLTKNNIETFEQNMLRAKETEIVNLTDLAVSAIQAIYRDAAPDDQAAKDKVAEILTSLDYGPDGYFFVYDYDGNNIVHPREGFRNGRNWLDLTDPDGDRVIAELIKTAKAGGGLHQYKWEKPSTGRVADKLSFVVGLDKWHWVVGTGVYLDDIFTQTAAANAAMRANIKGTFIVVTLIAVPAVLVVFTTCMLLTFRERRMADGRLKELTQRVIDTQEEERARLARELHDGVSQNLLGVRYVMDLANRKVRNQVDDAATTIEKGIDTLNSAIKDIRRLSHDLRPRVLDDLGLTAALTALANNFGERTGIATEIEASDFTSLLKPEASTALYRVAQEALNNVERHSGATRLTIKLWSDRGRARLRISDNGIGFEGAGDGKGGLGLRNMQERMAHFRGLLLVQSTAGGTTLIAMLPKSANASPRAKVDAA
- a CDS encoding response regulator transcription factor, which translates into the protein MKRNRISVLLIDNHPVVLDGLKAVLETFDHIEVVGTASLAQIGLEVGRRTLPQVTLMDINMPKLSGIDAIELFRRELPETRIVMLSMHDSREYISSSIMRGAVGYILKDVSTDEVVCAIETVAAGGTYFSSGVRDILVEDTIQKEADPLTPRERHILGLIVTGKSNREIAEELEITPATAETHRKNLKKKLGIATTAGLIRYALDHGIATTAL
- a CDS encoding DUF3311 domain-containing protein, whose product is MDKRFGTAACWLLVIPYIGLLWVPFYNSHDPVLLGFPFFYWYQLAWVPITAVLTWIAYRSMRHDD